The Streptomyces kanamyceticus genome window below encodes:
- a CDS encoding Bcr/CflA family efflux MFS transporter: MPLLTAALALLSFIGPLSTDMYLPAFPRMAEELGTDASGVQLTLTAFLVGMTVGHLVFGPLSDRYGRRGPLLAGAAVCTVGTALCAVAPSLGWLVALRFLTGFSGAAGVVISRAVVSDVVQGAAAARLFGVLMTLAGIAPILAPLAGGAVIGGAGWRGVFWVLTGVSALVALAVVVGVPESLPRERRHAGGMRRTAAAVREVLGDRAYVGYTLAFTFGFGMLFCYIAGSPFLLQNVLGMGVGASSVAFSGGAVVATLSSAVGARLVGWALGDARRVVRAAGARGGRRALRRRVPAVAGFRVRGLRSGGRQLGRVGAGQGAGGGRRGIRAARHGAECAGRGGRAAGGGRWGAHRGADVLRDGSVQWCGPGGGSGGGTGTGCSSP, encoded by the coding sequence ATGCCCCTGCTCACCGCCGCGCTCGCGCTGCTCTCGTTCATCGGCCCGCTGTCGACCGACATGTACCTGCCCGCCTTTCCGCGCATGGCCGAGGAGTTGGGCACCGACGCCTCCGGGGTGCAGCTCACGCTGACCGCGTTCCTCGTCGGGATGACGGTCGGGCATCTCGTCTTCGGGCCGCTCTCCGACCGGTACGGCAGGCGTGGGCCGCTGCTCGCGGGGGCCGCCGTGTGCACCGTGGGGACCGCGCTGTGTGCCGTCGCGCCGTCCCTCGGGTGGCTGGTCGCGCTGCGGTTCCTGACCGGGTTCAGCGGGGCCGCGGGGGTGGTGATCAGCCGGGCCGTCGTCTCCGACGTGGTCCAAGGGGCCGCCGCCGCGCGGCTGTTCGGGGTACTGATGACGCTCGCGGGGATCGCGCCGATCCTCGCGCCGCTCGCGGGCGGGGCCGTGATCGGGGGCGCCGGATGGCGGGGCGTGTTCTGGGTGCTCACCGGGGTGTCCGCGCTGGTGGCGCTCGCCGTCGTGGTCGGCGTACCCGAGAGCCTGCCCAGGGAGCGACGGCACGCGGGCGGGATGCGGCGGACGGCGGCCGCGGTGCGCGAGGTGCTCGGCGACCGGGCGTACGTGGGGTACACGCTCGCCTTCACCTTCGGGTTCGGGATGCTCTTCTGCTACATCGCCGGGTCGCCGTTCCTGCTGCAGAACGTGCTGGGCATGGGAGTGGGGGCCTCGTCCGTCGCGTTCTCCGGGGGCGCGGTGGTCGCGACGCTGTCCAGCGCGGTGGGGGCCCGCCTGGTGGGGTGGGCTCTCGGCGATGCTCGCCGGGTCGTGCGCGCTGCTGGTGCTCGCGGTGGGCGGCGGGCTCTCCGTCGTCGTGTGCCTGCCGTTGCTGGGTTTCGTGTGCGGGGGCTTCGGTCTGGTGGTCGCCAACTCGGCCGCGTTGGCGCTGGCCAGGGTGCCGGGGGCGGCCGGCGTGGGATCCGCGCTGCTCGGCACGGCGCAGAGTGCGCTGGGCGCGGTGGTCGCGCCGCTGGTGGGGGTCGGTGGGGAGCACACCGCGGTGCCGATGTTCTGCGGGATGGCTCTGTGCAGTGGTGTGGCCCTGGTGGCGGCTCGGGCGGGGGTACGGGGACGGGGTGCTCCTCGCCGTGA
- a CDS encoding MarR family winged helix-turn-helix transcriptional regulator translates to MSEKRNARTEAEHETDRELCRQARELTSPLYALSRVLRFQGMDEAGLWRLPPSELELLRYVHAEPGTTVGVLARELGLHASNASATVRGLVNQGLLEREKDPNDGRVVRLRPTLKADQGMALIENAWSEMFADALALLGDEQRTALAASVPALEALAAALKERRTR, encoded by the coding sequence GTGAGCGAGAAACGGAACGCGCGGACCGAGGCCGAGCACGAGACCGACCGGGAGCTCTGCCGACAGGCCAGGGAGCTGACCTCGCCGCTGTACGCCCTCTCGCGCGTCCTGCGCTTCCAGGGCATGGACGAGGCGGGGCTGTGGCGACTGCCGCCCTCGGAGCTGGAGTTGCTGCGCTACGTCCACGCGGAGCCCGGCACGACCGTGGGCGTCCTGGCCCGCGAGCTGGGTCTGCACGCGAGCAACGCGAGCGCCACGGTGCGCGGTCTGGTCAACCAGGGGCTGCTGGAGCGCGAGAAGGACCCGAACGACGGCCGGGTGGTGCGGCTGAGGCCGACCCTCAAGGCGGATCAGGGCATGGCCCTGATCGAGAACGCCTGGTCGGAGATGTTCGCCGACGCGCTGGCCTTGCTCGGCGACGAGCAGCGGACGGCACTGGCCGCGTCCGTCCCCGCGCTGGAGGCGCTGGCCGCGGCCTTGAAGGAGCGCAGAACGCGGTAA
- the nadA gene encoding quinolinate synthase NadA, whose product MTTAQSPVDLDVQPSPLALLLLGREADPKSERGVECPGDLPSPSDPDLVERARAAKEKLGDKVFVLGHHYQRDEVIQFADVTGDSFKLAKDAAAKPEAEYIVFCGVHFMAESADILTTDDQKVVLPDLAAGCSMADMATAEQVAECWDVLSDAGIAEQVVPVSYMNSSADIKAFTGKHGGTICTSSNAKRALEWAFEQGEKVLFLPDQHLGRNTAVRDMGLSLDDCVLYNPHKPNGGLTVEQLRDAKMILWRGHCSVHGRFSLESVEDVRARIPGVNVLVHPECKHEVVAAADHVGSTEHIIKTLEAAPAGSKWAIGTELNLVRRLANRFAAEDKEIVFLDKTVCFCSTMNRIDLPHLVWTLESLAEGNLVNQIEVDRETEQFAKLALERMLALP is encoded by the coding sequence GTGACCACCGCCCAGTCCCCCGTGGACCTCGACGTCCAGCCGTCCCCGCTCGCCCTGCTGCTGCTCGGCCGTGAGGCCGACCCCAAGAGCGAGCGCGGCGTGGAGTGCCCCGGCGATCTGCCGTCCCCCTCCGACCCCGACCTGGTGGAGCGCGCCCGCGCGGCCAAGGAGAAGCTCGGGGACAAGGTCTTCGTCCTCGGCCACCACTACCAGCGCGACGAGGTCATCCAGTTCGCGGATGTCACCGGCGACTCCTTCAAGCTGGCCAAGGACGCGGCCGCCAAGCCCGAGGCCGAGTACATCGTCTTCTGCGGCGTGCACTTCATGGCCGAGTCCGCGGACATCCTCACGACGGACGACCAGAAGGTCGTCCTGCCCGACCTCGCGGCCGGTTGCTCGATGGCCGACATGGCCACCGCCGAGCAGGTCGCCGAGTGCTGGGACGTGCTGTCCGACGCCGGGATAGCCGAGCAGGTCGTGCCCGTGTCGTACATGAACTCCTCCGCCGACATCAAGGCCTTCACCGGCAAGCACGGCGGCACGATCTGTACGTCCTCCAACGCCAAGCGCGCCCTGGAGTGGGCCTTCGAGCAGGGCGAGAAGGTCCTCTTCCTGCCCGACCAGCACCTCGGCAGGAACACCGCCGTGCGCGACATGGGCCTCTCGCTCGACGACTGCGTCCTCTACAACCCGCACAAGCCGAACGGCGGCCTGACCGTCGAGCAGCTGCGCGACGCGAAGATGATCCTGTGGCGCGGGCACTGCTCGGTGCACGGGCGCTTCTCGCTGGAGTCGGTCGAGGACGTGCGCGCGCGGATTCCGGGCGTGAACGTCCTGGTGCACCCCGAGTGCAAGCACGAGGTCGTGGCCGCCGCCGACCACGTGGGCTCCACCGAGCACATCATCAAGACCCTGGAGGCGGCCCCCGCCGGGTCCAAGTGGGCCATCGGCACCGAGCTGAACCTCGTACGCCGCCTGGCGAACCGGTTCGCCGCCGAGGACAAGGAGATCGTCTTCCTCGACAAGACGGTCTGCTTCTGCTCGACCATGAACCGCATCGACCTGCCGCACCTGGTCTGGACCCTGGAGTCCCTCGCCGAGGGCAACCTCGTCAACCAGATCGAGGTCGACCGCGAGACCGAGCAGTTCGCGAAGCTGGCGCTTGAGCGGATGCTGGCGCTGCCGTAG